From a region of the Mycobacterium intracellulare ATCC 13950 genome:
- a CDS encoding C40 family peptidase: protein MSHSEVEALSRAHQLFAGSTTPASLDADTGHYRSLLRRAARLNDGLAHGGYQLAVDHGRERLASAAGTDAAVTEVLAGAHRDRAQARGLTQNVLDAARADATTRPSTPLAQREEMRRRVARLRTQRAHVVTARSRARRHHAALLALRYRLWHGRGPGLPPNDRAALAVRAALSRLGRPYVWGASGPEAFDCSGLVQWSYARAGIHLDRTTYQQINDGIPVPRSRVRPGDLVFPHAGHVQLAIGNNLVVEAPYSGASVRISRLGNNVAIRRPL, encoded by the coding sequence GTGAGCCATAGCGAAGTCGAGGCGTTGAGCCGCGCGCATCAACTCTTCGCCGGCAGCACGACGCCTGCGTCCCTGGACGCGGACACCGGGCACTATCGCAGCCTGTTGCGCCGCGCGGCCCGACTGAACGACGGACTGGCCCACGGCGGCTACCAGCTCGCAGTGGACCACGGTCGCGAACGCCTCGCGTCGGCGGCCGGGACCGACGCCGCTGTTACCGAGGTGCTCGCCGGCGCCCACCGAGACCGCGCGCAGGCGCGCGGCCTGACCCAAAACGTCCTCGACGCGGCCCGCGCCGATGCCACCACGCGCCCGTCAACCCCGTTGGCGCAGCGGGAGGAGATGCGCCGCCGCGTGGCGCGACTGCGTACGCAACGGGCCCACGTCGTAACGGCGAGGTCGCGTGCGCGACGGCACCACGCGGCGCTGCTGGCGTTGCGGTATCGGTTGTGGCATGGGCGTGGCCCCGGGTTACCGCCGAACGACCGGGCCGCGCTCGCGGTGCGGGCGGCGTTGTCGCGGCTGGGCCGCCCCTACGTCTGGGGCGCCAGCGGCCCGGAGGCGTTCGACTGCTCCGGGCTGGTTCAGTGGAGCTACGCGCGGGCCGGTATTCACTTGGACCGCACCACATATCAGCAGATCAACGACGGCATTCCGGTACCGCGTTCGCGGGTGCGACCGGGTGATCTGGTCTTTCCGCACGCCGGTCACGTCCAACTCGCGATCGGCAACAACCTGGTTGTCGAGGCGCCGTACTCGGGGGCGTCGGTGCGAATAAGCCGACTGGGCAACAACGTTGCGATCCGCCGACCGTTATGA
- a CDS encoding DUF4226 domain-containing protein, giving the protein MSAYDDLLATVKSVRDRTGDPNAWQTGLAPTEVSAVITPTTRTDQLEAIAAKIRRQHADVFGAVPASGPPTGRSLAGTATPPNRESGAAADAIASAEAALAQQNSASSQLDMQVVSAILNAHLSAVDGREALTKLQHETEAAVLMRSDLDTPAGARDFQRFLIGKLRDIRAVVLNASLDDTSKSALMAAWTSLYDASKNEPNRPGEHAPAASVGDAPDLSAAAESSDTDAEWDPLLDSLFADDDGLWPEDAPAPDPAAGAPIPTATETPMAPPMPNFGGGPLPGLGTMPASTAGWEAPGGLPFSGGDADDPALQDLAGEELPDAQEEDPSAHDASDNPDEDNDPQDVSSDEPAAGPTPVTLPDGETVTAASPQLAAAIQAAVGGTPIAEAFQQQGMTIPPPGTAVANPIDALRVGPGDIGMFTDRHALAVGPDKALLDGQIQHIATVSGPNFLGWEHPPAAAVPATTPTKPEPPTPTRPATSSTT; this is encoded by the coding sequence ATGTCGGCATACGACGACCTGCTGGCCACGGTCAAGTCCGTCCGAGACCGCACCGGCGATCCCAACGCGTGGCAGACGGGATTGGCGCCGACCGAAGTCTCCGCTGTGATCACGCCGACCACCCGCACCGACCAACTCGAGGCGATCGCAGCCAAGATCCGCCGACAGCACGCGGACGTGTTCGGCGCCGTGCCCGCGAGCGGGCCGCCGACGGGTCGATCCCTGGCGGGAACCGCGACACCGCCGAACCGGGAATCGGGTGCGGCGGCGGACGCCATCGCCAGCGCCGAAGCCGCTCTCGCACAGCAGAATTCCGCGAGTTCGCAACTGGACATGCAAGTGGTGTCGGCCATCCTGAACGCACACCTGAGTGCGGTCGACGGCAGAGAAGCGCTCACCAAGTTGCAGCACGAAACCGAAGCCGCGGTGCTGATGAGATCGGACCTGGACACTCCGGCGGGAGCGCGCGATTTCCAACGTTTCCTGATCGGCAAGCTCAGGGACATTCGCGCGGTGGTCCTGAACGCCAGCCTGGACGACACGTCGAAGTCGGCGCTGATGGCCGCCTGGACGTCGCTCTACGACGCGTCCAAGAATGAACCGAATCGGCCGGGGGAACACGCGCCGGCGGCGTCCGTTGGTGATGCACCCGACCTCAGTGCGGCCGCCGAATCGAGCGATACCGACGCCGAATGGGATCCGCTGCTGGACTCGCTGTTCGCCGATGATGACGGACTGTGGCCCGAAGACGCCCCGGCGCCAGATCCGGCGGCGGGCGCCCCGATCCCAACGGCGACGGAAACGCCGATGGCGCCCCCGATGCCCAACTTCGGTGGTGGGCCACTTCCGGGCCTGGGCACCATGCCCGCCTCCACGGCGGGGTGGGAAGCGCCGGGCGGCCTTCCCTTTTCGGGCGGCGACGCGGACGATCCGGCGCTGCAGGACTTGGCCGGCGAAGAACTACCGGACGCGCAAGAGGAAGACCCCAGCGCGCACGACGCCTCGGACAATCCCGACGAGGACAACGACCCGCAGGATGTGTCATCCGATGAGCCGGCGGCCGGCCCGACGCCGGTGACCCTGCCCGACGGCGAGACAGTGACCGCCGCGAGCCCACAGTTGGCGGCGGCGATCCAGGCCGCCGTCGGCGGCACGCCGATCGCGGAGGCCTTCCAACAACAGGGAATGACCATTCCCCCACCGGGAACGGCGGTCGCCAACCCAATCGATGCCCTACGGGTGGGCCCGGGCGACATCGGTATGTTCACGGACCGTCACGCGCTTGCCGTGGGCCCTGACAAGGCGCTTCTCGATGGCCAAATTCAGCACATCGCCACCGTGAGCGGACCGAACTTTCTAGGCTGGGAGCATCCGCCGGCGGCGGCCGTGCCCGCGACCACGCCGACTAAGCCTGAACCACCGACACCTACCCGGCCGGCAACCTCGTCGACCACCTGA
- a CDS encoding WhiB family transcriptional regulator yields MGHPCAANPELWFGYPDDDGGDGAAKARAYERSATEARLQCLRRCPLAQQRRCAQHAIAHREEYGVWAGVKLPGGQYRKRDQLAHAHDVLRRIASGEINSRQLPENAALLARHEHEAVPVAAVVLHLPLAQVGPRTAA; encoded by the coding sequence ATGGGACATCCGTGCGCAGCCAACCCGGAGCTTTGGTTTGGCTACCCCGACGACGACGGTGGTGACGGCGCGGCGAAGGCGCGCGCATACGAACGGTCGGCCACCGAGGCGCGCCTGCAATGCCTGCGGCGCTGCCCACTGGCGCAACAGCGCCGCTGCGCCCAGCACGCCATCGCGCACCGCGAGGAGTACGGCGTGTGGGCAGGCGTGAAGCTGCCGGGCGGCCAGTACCGCAAGCGTGACCAGCTCGCGCACGCCCACGACGTCCTGCGGCGTATCGCGTCCGGGGAAATCAACTCCCGGCAGCTGCCCGAGAACGCGGCGCTGCTGGCGCGGCACGAACACGAGGCGGTCCCGGTGGCCGCGGTCGTGTTGCATCTGCCGCTGGCCCAGGTCGGGCCTCGTACGGCCGCCTGA
- a CDS encoding helix-turn-helix domain-containing protein yields MSRESAGAAIRALRESRDWSLADLAAATGVSIMGLSFLERGARKPHKSTVQKIENGLGLPPGTYSRLLVAADPDAELARLMAAQASAAMPARRTGPVVVDRHSDTEVLEGYAEAQLDALKSVIDRLPATTSNEYETYILSVIAQCVKAEMLAASSWRVAVSAGADSTGRLMEHLQALEATRTALLKRMPGSLSARFDRACAQSSLPETIIAALVGVDVDEIWDIRNRGVISPGALPRVRAFTEAVETTGQEQQESHDGAEGAQ; encoded by the coding sequence GTGAGCCGTGAGTCGGCCGGCGCGGCGATCCGCGCGTTGCGAGAATCGCGGGATTGGTCACTAGCCGACCTCGCCGCCGCGACCGGGGTCAGCATCATGGGGCTCAGCTTCTTGGAACGCGGCGCCCGCAAACCGCACAAAAGCACAGTTCAGAAGATCGAAAACGGGCTCGGCCTGCCGCCGGGCACCTATTCGCGGCTATTGGTGGCCGCCGATCCGGATGCCGAGTTGGCGCGCCTGATGGCCGCGCAAGCGTCGGCCGCGATGCCGGCGCGGCGCACCGGACCGGTCGTGGTCGACCGTCACAGCGACACCGAAGTGCTGGAAGGTTATGCCGAAGCCCAGCTCGACGCCCTCAAATCCGTCATCGATCGGCTTCCTGCGACAACATCAAACGAATATGAGACGTATATTCTGTCTGTGATCGCTCAGTGCGTGAAAGCGGAGATGCTCGCCGCCAGCTCCTGGCGGGTGGCGGTGAGCGCGGGCGCGGATTCGACCGGCCGGCTGATGGAGCATCTGCAGGCCCTCGAGGCGACGCGCACGGCCCTGCTGAAGCGGATGCCCGGCAGCCTGAGCGCGCGTTTCGACCGGGCCTGCGCACAGTCCTCGTTGCCGGAAACGATCATCGCCGCGCTGGTCGGCGTCGACGTCGACGAGATATGGGACATCCGCAATCGCGGGGTCATTTCGCCGGGCGCCCTCCCCCGCGTGCGCGCCTTCACCGAGGCGGTCGAGACGACGGGCCAAGAACAACAGGAAAGCCACGACGGCGCCGAGGGGGCACAGTGA
- a CDS encoding DUF4226 domain-containing protein, whose product MPEQPGHSLEAVEARRSTLASQHGAVSEADLVLTDVLNTAHSAARESVRRLDAIAEQIDHAVVQQANLAVDTPMGAREFHKFLLDKQREIAAVVAGARELAQAKRAVLENLRAQYTTGSS is encoded by the coding sequence ATGCCGGAACAACCCGGGCACTCGTTAGAGGCCGTCGAAGCACGGCGATCGACGCTGGCGAGCCAGCACGGCGCCGTGTCCGAAGCCGACCTTGTGCTGACCGACGTGCTGAACACCGCTCACAGCGCAGCGCGCGAAAGCGTCCGGCGACTGGACGCCATCGCCGAACAGATCGACCACGCCGTCGTCCAGCAAGCGAACCTCGCCGTGGATACACCCATGGGGGCGCGAGAGTTTCACAAGTTCCTGCTGGACAAGCAGCGCGAGATCGCCGCGGTCGTCGCCGGAGCGCGCGAACTCGCTCAGGCGAAAAGGGCTGTGTTGGAGAACCTTCGGGCGCAGTACACCACCGGCAGCAGTTAA
- a CDS encoding acyl-CoA dehydrogenase family protein → MTFDLTPTAAQHDLARRTHEFAESVIRPVALDYDQRQEFPWPVLEEAAQQGFYSPLFYRDLIGDPTGISLPMFMEELFWGCAGIGLAIVMPALALSAIGQAASPEQMLEWAPECFGTPGDLKLAALAISEPEGGSDVRNLRTRARRDGDDWIIDGHKMWIGNGGIANVHVVNAVVDEELGHRGQALFVVPGGTPGLKLLRKLDKLGCRASHTAELLFEGVRVPRANLLGGEEKLEHKLAKAREVVAGGKRSGSATLGTFEQTRPMVAAQAIGIARAALEYATAYATEREAFGAPIIDNQGIAFPLAELATQIDAARLLTWRASWMAANNVPFERGEGSMSKMAASEVAVKATERAIQTMGGWGYITDHPVEKWYRDAKLYTIFEGTSEIQRMVISNALGAAVGTPPLHVVLEPSGGPLNRVFGRGTPLRSRVADTALSMQDRVPEPVMRLAMKVLRPPGK, encoded by the coding sequence ATGACGTTCGACCTGACCCCGACGGCCGCACAACATGATCTGGCCCGACGCACGCATGAGTTCGCCGAATCCGTAATACGCCCGGTAGCCCTCGACTATGACCAGCGCCAGGAGTTCCCCTGGCCGGTGCTCGAGGAGGCGGCCCAGCAAGGTTTCTACAGCCCGCTGTTCTATCGCGACCTGATCGGCGATCCGACCGGTATCTCCCTGCCCATGTTCATGGAGGAACTGTTCTGGGGGTGCGCCGGGATCGGGCTGGCCATCGTCATGCCGGCCCTGGCGCTCTCGGCGATCGGCCAGGCCGCCTCCCCGGAACAGATGCTGGAGTGGGCACCCGAATGTTTCGGCACCCCAGGCGATCTCAAGCTCGCTGCGCTGGCGATCTCCGAGCCCGAAGGCGGCAGCGATGTGCGCAACCTGCGCACGCGTGCACGTCGTGACGGCGATGACTGGATCATCGACGGACACAAGATGTGGATCGGCAACGGCGGGATCGCCAATGTGCACGTGGTCAACGCGGTGGTCGACGAGGAGCTCGGCCATCGGGGTCAGGCGCTCTTCGTGGTGCCGGGCGGCACGCCCGGGCTGAAACTGCTGCGAAAGCTCGACAAGCTGGGCTGCCGCGCCTCCCACACCGCCGAGCTGCTCTTCGAAGGTGTGCGCGTGCCGCGCGCCAACCTGCTCGGCGGGGAGGAAAAACTCGAACACAAACTCGCCAAGGCGCGCGAAGTCGTAGCGGGTGGAAAGCGCTCCGGCTCAGCGACGTTGGGAACCTTCGAGCAGACGCGACCCATGGTCGCCGCCCAGGCCATCGGGATCGCCCGGGCGGCGTTGGAGTACGCGACGGCGTATGCCACCGAGCGGGAGGCGTTCGGCGCGCCCATCATCGACAACCAGGGCATCGCGTTCCCGCTCGCGGAACTCGCCACTCAGATCGACGCGGCTCGGCTGCTCACCTGGCGTGCCTCCTGGATGGCGGCCAACAACGTCCCCTTCGAACGGGGTGAGGGCTCGATGTCGAAGATGGCCGCCAGCGAGGTAGCGGTCAAGGCCACCGAGCGCGCGATCCAAACCATGGGCGGCTGGGGCTATATCACCGATCACCCGGTTGAGAAGTGGTATCGGGATGCCAAGCTGTACACCATTTTTGAAGGAACCAGCGAGATCCAGCGGATGGTCATCTCCAACGCCCTGGGCGCCGCCGTCGGCACCCCGCCGCTGCATGTGGTCCTCGAGCCGTCCGGGGGACCGCTGAACCGGGTCTTCGGGCGGGGTACGCCGTTGCGGTCCCGCGTCGCCGACACCGCCCTGTCCATGCAGGATCGGGTGCCCGAGCCCGTCATGCGGCTGGCCATGAAGGTGCTGCGGCCACCGGGCAAGTGA
- a CDS encoding DUF5631 domain-containing protein, with the protein MAIFGRMTARQRLRRATRESLAIPAFSAPIDCTPWVTGGLWPAELSTVTAETATLADYLKADLQRIANGANDQLKMLKRAGMTDPARQAAEARVIEEARGRAVRRVESTIRYLHTVQSGAQPPAAAPPALEGPGADLERTQVLPAVREVDDVAEPPPPPPRWRPRPAEPVESVEPVEPAEPVEPEAGEPEATHAEEPAAAPDVSHLEETQVIPVVSEAEPVVETPVDPEPEPVEEPAATGRHHAVVDEPAGGDEPTAGPEATPAEDEPADVADESHLEETQVIPVVTDAEPPFAAPADRAPAPVEEPVEPVENGRHHAPAEEPAEDTRDEPAAVSQEAPAEAAEPVVAAPTAIEKPVTPTGFDKARLNRLLEFVVRQEPRLSWAIGDRADGTTVLVTDLAHGWIPSGISLPAGVRLLEPGRRGGRVAALIGDTARVVTYAPGDSLRRSADFAATRSSVEPRQLPAIDDLARVLSQATRAHAELPKIVTRLADATAAGTFVVDQEVDVLRVHLDTARYQLLVQYPNVNPGLLLKCMLMAATEGIASGDTVSANYHLAWYRMLAGSTPGG; encoded by the coding sequence GTGGCGATCTTCGGTCGGATGACGGCGCGTCAGCGCCTCCGGAGGGCTACCCGGGAATCGCTGGCGATTCCGGCTTTCAGCGCTCCCATCGACTGCACCCCTTGGGTGACAGGCGGGCTGTGGCCTGCCGAATTGTCGACGGTCACCGCCGAAACCGCAACTCTCGCAGACTATCTCAAGGCCGACCTGCAGCGAATCGCCAACGGCGCCAACGACCAACTCAAGATGCTCAAGCGGGCGGGCATGACCGACCCGGCGCGGCAGGCGGCCGAGGCGCGAGTCATCGAGGAGGCCCGCGGCCGCGCCGTGCGCCGAGTCGAATCGACGATCCGCTATCTGCACACGGTGCAGAGCGGTGCGCAGCCCCCCGCCGCCGCCCCGCCCGCCCTCGAGGGTCCGGGCGCTGACCTGGAAAGGACGCAGGTGCTGCCTGCGGTCCGCGAGGTCGACGACGTCGCCGAGCCACCCCCGCCGCCCCCGAGATGGCGTCCCCGCCCGGCCGAACCGGTCGAATCGGTCGAGCCGGTCGAACCAGCCGAACCGGTCGAACCGGAGGCGGGCGAACCGGAAGCCACCCACGCTGAGGAGCCGGCCGCGGCCCCCGATGTGTCCCATCTCGAGGAGACTCAGGTCATCCCGGTCGTCTCCGAAGCGGAGCCGGTCGTCGAGACGCCGGTGGACCCCGAGCCCGAGCCGGTCGAGGAGCCCGCCGCAACCGGCCGCCACCATGCGGTGGTGGACGAGCCCGCAGGCGGCGACGAGCCGACGGCCGGGCCGGAAGCAACCCCCGCCGAGGACGAGCCGGCCGACGTCGCCGACGAGTCGCACCTCGAGGAGACGCAGGTCATTCCGGTGGTCACCGACGCGGAGCCCCCGTTCGCGGCGCCGGCCGATCGCGCGCCGGCGCCCGTCGAGGAACCCGTCGAACCCGTCGAGAACGGGCGCCACCACGCGCCCGCGGAGGAACCGGCGGAGGACACCCGCGACGAGCCGGCCGCGGTGAGCCAGGAAGCCCCGGCCGAGGCGGCCGAACCCGTCGTAGCCGCGCCGACCGCCATCGAAAAACCGGTGACCCCAACGGGTTTCGACAAGGCCCGGCTGAACCGGCTGCTTGAGTTCGTGGTCCGGCAAGAGCCACGGCTGAGTTGGGCGATCGGGGATCGCGCCGACGGGACCACGGTCTTGGTCACCGACCTCGCCCACGGCTGGATCCCGTCTGGCATCAGCCTTCCCGCAGGCGTGCGGCTGTTGGAACCCGGGCGACGCGGCGGCAGGGTCGCCGCACTGATCGGCGACACGGCACGCGTCGTCACTTACGCTCCCGGTGATTCGTTGCGCCGCTCGGCCGACTTCGCCGCGACGCGATCGTCGGTGGAGCCACGCCAGCTGCCGGCCATCGATGACCTGGCAAGGGTGCTCAGCCAGGCCACCCGGGCGCACGCCGAACTGCCCAAGATCGTGACGCGGCTGGCCGACGCCACGGCCGCCGGCACGTTCGTCGTCGATCAGGAGGTCGACGTGCTACGCGTGCACCTCGACACGGCGCGCTATCAGCTGCTGGTTCAGTATCCGAACGTCAATCCGGGATTGCTGCTCAAGTGCATGTTGATGGCCGCCACCGAAGGCATTGCCAGCGGCGACACGGTGTCGGCGAACTATCACCTCGCGTGGTATCGCATGCTCGCCGGGTCGACGCCCGGCGGTTGA
- a CDS encoding ESX-1 secretion-associated protein — protein sequence MADSIHVVPAHLRQAAAHHQDTSEYLRTVPSSHAAIQESLDSLGPIFGELRDAGRELLELRRQCYEQQAADHANLADQLTVSATMWEQHEQEAARKFGDVVDRGR from the coding sequence ATGGCAGATTCGATACATGTGGTGCCCGCGCACTTACGTCAGGCCGCCGCGCATCATCAGGACACCTCGGAGTACTTGCGCACCGTCCCGTCGTCGCACGCCGCGATCCAGGAGAGCCTCGATTCGCTCGGGCCGATCTTTGGTGAGCTGCGCGATGCCGGCCGCGAGCTGCTCGAGCTGCGACGGCAGTGCTATGAGCAGCAGGCCGCTGACCACGCAAATTTGGCCGACCAATTGACCGTATCGGCGACGATGTGGGAACAGCACGAGCAGGAGGCTGCACGCAAGTTCGGCGACGTCGTCGACCGCGGTCGATGA
- a CDS encoding TIGR03084 family metal-binding protein, with product MTGPAPMVEDLRAESEALDALVAPLQPERWADPTPAPGWTIAHQIGHLLWTDRVALIAVTDEPGFADVLAGAAADPTGFVDKGAEELAALAPAELLADWRTTRRRLHEELLGVTAGRKLPWFGPPMSAASMATARLMETWAHGLDVADALGVTRPATDRLRSIAHLGVRTRDFAFAVNNLAPPAEPFLVELRGPGGDIWSWGPPEADQRVSGSAEDFCYLVTQRRPLSALDITAQGADARRWLEIAQAFAGPPGVGR from the coding sequence ATGACCGGTCCCGCACCCATGGTCGAGGACCTGCGCGCCGAGAGCGAGGCGCTCGACGCCCTGGTCGCGCCGTTGCAGCCCGAGCGCTGGGCCGACCCGACGCCCGCGCCCGGCTGGACCATCGCGCACCAGATCGGACACCTGCTGTGGACCGACCGCGTCGCCCTGATCGCGGTGACCGACGAGCCCGGATTCGCCGACGTGCTGGCGGGTGCGGCCGCCGACCCGACGGGCTTCGTCGACAAGGGTGCCGAAGAACTTGCGGCCCTGGCGCCGGCGGAGCTGCTCGCCGACTGGCGCACCACGCGACGCCGGCTGCACGAGGAGCTGCTCGGGGTCACCGCCGGCCGCAAACTCCCGTGGTTCGGCCCGCCGATGAGTGCGGCCTCGATGGCCACCGCGCGGTTGATGGAGACGTGGGCGCACGGCCTCGACGTCGCCGACGCGCTCGGCGTCACGCGCCCCGCGACCGACCGCCTACGGTCGATCGCTCATCTGGGGGTCCGCACCCGCGACTTCGCCTTCGCCGTCAACAATCTCGCGCCCCCGGCCGAACCGTTCCTGGTCGAACTGCGCGGACCCGGCGGTGACATTTGGTCCTGGGGACCGCCGGAGGCTGACCAACGGGTCAGCGGCTCCGCGGAGGATTTCTGCTACCTGGTCACCCAGCGGCGCCCGCTGAGCGCCCTGGACATCACGGCCCAAGGCGCCGACGCGCGGCGCTGGCTGGAGATCGCGCAGGCTTTCGCGGGGCCTCCCGGCGTCGGGCGATGA
- a CDS encoding DUF2694 family protein: MTDANPAFDTVHPSGHILVRSCRGGYMHSVALSEEAMETDAETLAQGIVLTADVSCLKALLEIRDEIVAAGHTPSAEVPTPRDLDAAIEKLLAHKLRRRNGGR, from the coding sequence ATGACCGACGCGAATCCCGCTTTCGACACCGTTCACCCGAGTGGGCACATCCTGGTCCGCTCTTGCCGCGGCGGATATATGCACAGCGTCGCGCTGAGCGAAGAGGCGATGGAAACCGACGCCGAGACTTTGGCGCAGGGCATCGTGCTCACCGCGGATGTGTCGTGCCTCAAGGCGTTGCTGGAAATCCGCGACGAGATTGTCGCGGCAGGGCACACCCCTTCCGCCGAGGTTCCGACCCCCCGGGACCTCGACGCCGCCATCGAGAAGTTGCTGGCGCACAAACTGCGCCGCCGCAACGGCGGACGCTAG
- a CDS encoding DUF2710 family protein, translated as MFLVSGSGSRANLSDKDRVESVLRELSEAADKWEALVAQAEAVTYSVDLGDVYAVANSDGRLIKLTLHPGVMTGYGHGELADRLNLAITALREEAEAENRASYGGPLH; from the coding sequence CTGTTCCTCGTGTCGGGTTCGGGCAGTCGCGCGAATCTCAGCGATAAGGATCGCGTCGAATCGGTTCTTCGGGAACTGAGCGAAGCGGCCGACAAGTGGGAAGCCCTCGTGGCGCAGGCCGAGGCGGTGACCTATAGCGTCGACCTGGGCGACGTGTACGCCGTGGCGAATTCCGACGGTCGCCTGATCAAACTGACCCTCCATCCCGGTGTGATGACCGGGTACGGCCACGGCGAGTTGGCCGACCGGCTGAACCTCGCGATCACGGCGCTGCGAGAAGAGGCCGAGGCCGAGAACCGGGCGAGTTACGGCGGCCCCCTGCACTGA